From a single Halarsenatibacter silvermanii genomic region:
- a CDS encoding aspartate kinase has protein sequence MSTLVQKYGGSSLANRKKIEKVADRVQKAWDEWERVVVIVSAMGDTTDELINLAHEIADDPDPREMDMLLNTGEQISISLLTMALQKRDIPAVSLTGSQLGVATTDRHQKARIKDIDQDRVQEELDRGRVVVAAGFQGVTEDNEYTTLGRGGSDTTAVALAAKLEARCEIYTDVAGIHTCDPGLVERARCLEKISYEEMMEMASLGAEVIHPRAVELACKYEVPLYVGDAFSQDEGTDIGEETEYLEESVITGMAVNLDDIQINLRGVKKRKDMLSKIFETFGEAGINIDMISQLMNGENKMQLSFTAPAEDFQETEKILKSREQSWNVKNWWINEDICKMSVIGPGMRSQPGVAASVFNLMQQYDIMVRMVTTSEIKISWLIPTADHEKAAELVAREFDLAD, from the coding sequence ATGTCCACTTTAGTTCAAAAATATGGAGGTAGTTCGCTGGCAAATCGCAAAAAAATAGAAAAAGTTGCGGATAGAGTTCAAAAAGCCTGGGATGAATGGGAGAGGGTTGTAGTTATTGTTTCTGCCATGGGAGATACCACAGATGAACTCATAAATCTCGCCCATGAGATAGCTGATGATCCTGATCCCAGGGAGATGGATATGCTGCTCAATACCGGGGAGCAGATTTCTATTTCTCTTCTTACCATGGCCCTGCAGAAAAGAGATATACCCGCTGTATCTCTCACCGGATCTCAGCTGGGAGTTGCCACGACTGATCGTCATCAAAAAGCCCGCATAAAAGACATAGATCAGGACAGAGTACAGGAAGAACTCGACCGTGGCAGGGTGGTGGTTGCCGCGGGTTTTCAGGGTGTAACTGAGGACAATGAATATACGACTTTAGGAAGGGGCGGCAGCGATACGACAGCTGTAGCTCTGGCGGCCAAACTGGAAGCGCGCTGCGAAATATACACCGATGTAGCCGGCATTCACACCTGTGATCCGGGTCTTGTAGAGAGGGCCAGGTGTCTGGAAAAAATCTCTTATGAGGAAATGATGGAGATGGCCAGTCTGGGAGCAGAGGTTATTCATCCCAGAGCAGTTGAACTGGCCTGTAAGTATGAAGTCCCGCTTTATGTAGGGGATGCATTTTCTCAGGATGAAGGCACGGATATAGGCGAGGAAACCGAATATCTGGAAGAGAGTGTTATAACCGGTATGGCGGTTAATCTGGATGATATTCAGATAAATCTCAGAGGTGTGAAAAAGAGAAAGGATATGCTTAGCAAAATCTTTGAAACCTTTGGAGAAGCCGGCATTAATATCGATATGATATCACAGCTGATGAATGGTGAAAATAAAATGCAGCTCAGTTTTACAGCTCCCGCCGAGGATTTTCAGGAGACAGAAAAGATTCTTAAAAGCCGGGAACAGAGCTGGAATGTAAAGAACTGGTGGATCAATGAGGATATCTGCAAGATGTCTGTCATAGGCCCTGGTATGCGTTCACAGCCCGGGGTTGCAGCCAGTGTTTTCAATTTGATGCAGCAGTATGATATCATGGTTCGTATGGTCACCACTTCGGAGATAAAAATTTCCTGGCTGATACCGACAGCTGATCATGAAAAGGCGGCGGAACTGGTAGCTCGAGAATTTGACCTGGCTGATTAA
- a CDS encoding cyclophilin-like fold protein: MAKKIIIEAGGLEAEAELYENEMAEKIWKELPIFGQARTWGDEIYFPVSLEAGEGETKAEVEIGELGYWNQGNAFCIFFGPTPSSTGEKPRPASPVTVFGRLKTDPERFKSVSVNEDVEVKRA, translated from the coding sequence ATGGCGAAAAAAATCATCATCGAAGCTGGCGGTTTAGAGGCGGAAGCTGAGCTTTATGAGAATGAGATGGCAGAAAAAATCTGGAAAGAACTGCCGATTTTTGGCCAGGCCAGAACCTGGGGAGATGAAATATACTTTCCTGTCAGCCTGGAAGCAGGCGAAGGCGAAACCAAAGCAGAAGTAGAGATAGGAGAACTCGGCTACTGGAACCAGGGCAATGCTTTCTGCATCTTCTTTGGGCCAACCCCTTCCAGCACCGGTGAAAAGCCCAGACCTGCCAGTCCTGTGACTGTTTTTGGTCGGCTCAAAACCGATCCCGAGAGATTTAAATCAGTCTCCGTAAATGAGGATGTCGAGGTAAAGAGAGCCTGA
- a CDS encoding carbohydrate kinase family protein translates to MAILALGEILIDFVPQQRGVGLDFVEDFKKRFGGAPANAAVGLGRLEEDVYFLGQVGEDAFGLFLRETLENNGVKTDFLEMTGEAPTTLAFVSLEESGERDFIFYRQPGADALLSEDVLSEKVFDPTKVLLTGSVSLSSGPAAETTEKALAEAKKRGIITCFDVNYRHFLWPGEEIFADKIHSLLEHIDVLKMNLEELVLLNGRGGEADLEDGLLSAQAAEVEKAADALLKNGPELVVITSGSEGCFYKTGKASGYVAVDSEVEALDTTGAGDAFMAVLVSFINDRAVDFPEGLTEEFLQEIMAFANRAGALTVEEYGAIRGLPSRRQLFSQE, encoded by the coding sequence ATGGCGATACTGGCTTTGGGAGAAATACTCATAGATTTTGTTCCTCAGCAGCGGGGGGTTGGTCTGGATTTTGTTGAAGATTTCAAAAAAAGATTCGGGGGAGCGCCGGCCAATGCTGCCGTGGGTCTTGGGCGGCTTGAGGAGGACGTTTATTTTCTCGGCCAGGTCGGAGAGGATGCCTTTGGCCTATTTCTCAGGGAGACCCTGGAGAATAACGGGGTAAAGACTGATTTTCTTGAGATGACAGGAGAAGCTCCCACGACTCTGGCTTTTGTCTCGCTTGAGGAATCCGGAGAGCGGGATTTTATTTTTTACCGTCAGCCCGGGGCCGACGCTTTACTATCCGAAGATGTTTTGAGTGAGAAAGTATTCGATCCCACTAAAGTTTTGCTGACAGGCTCAGTTTCTCTGAGCAGTGGCCCCGCTGCCGAAACCACGGAAAAGGCACTGGCAGAAGCTAAAAAAAGAGGCATAATAACCTGTTTTGACGTCAACTACAGGCATTTTCTCTGGCCGGGCGAAGAAATTTTTGCAGATAAAATCCATTCGCTGCTCGAGCATATAGATGTGCTGAAGATGAATCTCGAGGAATTAGTGCTGCTGAACGGGAGGGGAGGAGAAGCTGACCTGGAAGATGGGCTGCTTTCCGCTCAGGCTGCGGAGGTTGAAAAAGCTGCCGATGCCCTGTTGAAAAATGGTCCGGAGCTTGTAGTGATCACTTCTGGCAGCGAGGGCTGTTTTTATAAAACCGGCAAAGCAAGCGGTTATGTCGCGGTTGATTCCGAGGTCGAGGCTCTGGATACCACCGGGGCTGGAGATGCTTTTATGGCCGTTCTCGTTAGTTTTATAAATGATAGAGCCGTTGATTTTCCCGAAGGGCTGACCGAGGAGTTTTTGCAGGAGATTATGGCCTTTGCCAACAGAGCGGGAGCTTTGACTGTGGAAGAGTATGGTGCTATCAGAGGACTTCCTTCTCGTCGACAGCTTTTCTCGCAGGAATAA
- a CDS encoding DUF445 family protein — protein MMNLAALLASGITGSATGYITNDVAVKMLFRSYGPFGGVLESTREEFILNMSRLVEDEIINYRTLADELEKTEVQEEIDSLIEEIIAGQLPAQFSGRSWADVPGWEKSRRGLSELLIDRRLIRSLAEDLLETTDLSGLFSREQLANMSESLLREIRHLLADDEVCSQVSGFLDLLLQILYDEKAPEELEEEKIRRIQQALAGRKGRLRELLAGFIEDSGLKAEWEARIENMLKTPLGQWESRFFQKESFSDERNSIARLLQNFNNFLAREEPRKILRELVQAFISSLQRIDLTLPEIIGEGWQDRIRPLIEKNLPPLIETVLWWLDENRTELEEIIDETIDEVLETGSGLKNSLKNILFRALEGKLARRYGVVDDFVEKLNTERERDKLAEEISMKITELLEAKTLGWLVSRLKNQGEFNWDYLFDRINEVLSDIQKLFADGDAAELELVPSRLIDSQNLLNSFPEKTSVVLADSLLNLLLIPSSAPRIAGFLKRLLTGILNSEAAEEILTEIADFSGSFQISDRNINILVEKVDSLLSGVGEGFTGFSSGDSRLFQQFYTAFSPAAVSWMDKILKTQEDEKIGALISRITDIPGYETRLRNFSLNILEENLAVLLEDRVSRAVSDNLLSLSAEKMKEIVEDFIGRELKPITYFGGGLGFLAGVSLELFGGNLLPGAEILGGFFWPALTYGMVGFLTNVIAINMIFRPHNPVHILEKKLPFTPGLIPRNQDRFAEALGNFVEKDLLEPARISRLIKNSRSELERALERNLLSNDFRRLRLVLRTSSDNFARRLNELVRVLMVDNSAGFSEKLSEFMRENVDTAGAVSYGVEALLPLLEEHKIEFVPSFAKILQRSAAEEKPLSEIFGQELQPDFSAGFSRFSEKDVDHIKKKLISSASSFDISGMAADFLSDREDIDLENLISPGYRKDIEKFIEDKACEFLHRRDLAKINSGINCDFFRDLYSGKGEKVIGDLLEANFDDFLNIFVQRSLSFISENRDEIKRKSLEMVRQQLKEREEKQGILSGIFLRGAYQLTDGEATVEEVIDVLIDQKLPAYLQRRREDIGSRLKPVLNRTARNISDDLLSRTGSEGWAEIMGIAAARPGVEKNFKNFSRSLFDRLWKIEFPLEILAGFLGGDKAELRDTFLERRNEKIEADARDSAVRKILRLGEIGLEEIFNQFSPADFLEFITGHKSPGHDYFRKVLQTREDELRERISEIFQAAGNLYKEKNRGENKGEGRSNCLFDEEIFKKDMNWWLRRLEKNEAFWERTSASLDSFLERVSARLPRHFEEATLEYLVLNLSRGTLDGLEVRFQSLMDSLAIKDITIDRVQNMDSEAVESLFKSFAGRYLNRLKIYGFSGSFFGLLAEMISRLAALS, from the coding sequence ATGATGAATCTGGCTGCTCTTCTGGCCAGTGGCATAACAGGTTCTGCCACCGGTTACATAACAAACGATGTGGCTGTCAAAATGCTTTTTCGCAGTTACGGACCCTTTGGAGGAGTGCTGGAATCTACCAGAGAAGAATTTATCCTCAATATGAGCAGGCTGGTTGAAGACGAGATAATTAATTACAGGACGCTGGCCGATGAACTGGAGAAAACTGAGGTTCAGGAGGAGATCGACAGCCTTATCGAGGAGATAATAGCAGGACAGCTGCCCGCTCAATTCAGCGGCCGGAGCTGGGCTGATGTGCCCGGCTGGGAAAAAAGCCGCCGGGGTTTGAGTGAACTGCTTATCGACCGGCGTTTGATTCGCTCTCTGGCTGAAGATCTTCTGGAGACCACAGATCTATCCGGGCTATTTAGCAGGGAGCAGCTGGCGAATATGAGTGAAAGCCTGTTACGAGAAATCAGGCATCTGCTGGCCGATGATGAAGTTTGCTCGCAGGTCTCCGGTTTTCTGGATCTGCTGCTGCAGATTCTGTATGATGAGAAAGCTCCAGAAGAACTGGAGGAGGAGAAAATTCGCCGAATCCAGCAGGCTCTGGCGGGGCGCAAAGGCAGGTTGAGGGAGCTTTTGGCCGGTTTTATCGAAGATTCGGGTCTGAAGGCAGAATGGGAAGCAAGAATTGAAAATATGCTGAAAACTCCTCTGGGACAGTGGGAGAGCCGATTTTTCCAGAAAGAATCCTTTTCGGACGAGAGAAATTCTATAGCCCGTCTTCTCCAGAATTTTAACAATTTTCTTGCCCGAGAAGAACCCCGTAAAATACTGCGGGAGCTGGTTCAGGCTTTTATATCCTCTCTTCAGAGGATAGATCTGACACTGCCGGAGATTATAGGTGAAGGCTGGCAGGACCGGATCAGACCGCTGATCGAAAAAAACCTTCCTCCCCTTATCGAGACCGTTCTCTGGTGGCTGGATGAAAACAGAACAGAGCTGGAAGAGATTATCGATGAAACCATCGACGAGGTTTTAGAGACCGGGAGCGGTTTGAAAAATTCCCTCAAAAATATATTGTTCCGGGCCCTGGAAGGTAAACTTGCCCGCCGGTATGGAGTGGTCGATGATTTTGTTGAAAAATTGAATACTGAAAGGGAAAGAGACAAACTGGCTGAAGAGATATCAATGAAAATCACGGAACTTCTGGAAGCAAAGACTCTGGGCTGGCTCGTCAGCCGGCTGAAAAACCAGGGTGAATTCAACTGGGATTATCTTTTTGACAGGATCAATGAAGTGCTTTCTGACATACAGAAGCTTTTTGCTGACGGCGATGCAGCTGAATTAGAACTCGTCCCTTCCCGGTTAATTGACAGCCAAAATCTTCTGAATAGTTTCCCAGAAAAAACATCCGTAGTGCTCGCCGATTCGCTGCTCAATCTGCTGCTCATCCCTTCCAGCGCTCCGCGCATAGCCGGTTTTTTAAAGAGACTTCTGACCGGGATCCTGAATTCCGAAGCTGCAGAAGAAATTTTGACAGAGATTGCCGATTTTTCCGGCTCGTTTCAGATATCTGACAGAAATATAAATATTCTCGTCGAGAAAGTTGATTCACTGCTCTCCGGTGTCGGCGAAGGGTTTACGGGTTTCAGCTCCGGGGATTCTCGTCTTTTCCAGCAGTTTTATACGGCCTTCAGCCCGGCTGCTGTCAGCTGGATGGATAAAATTTTAAAAACACAGGAAGATGAAAAGATAGGTGCTTTGATTTCCAGAATCACCGATATTCCCGGGTATGAGACCAGGCTGAGGAATTTTTCTCTCAATATACTGGAGGAGAATCTGGCGGTTCTGCTTGAGGATAGAGTCAGCAGGGCTGTTTCGGATAATCTTTTAAGCCTGTCTGCCGAAAAGATGAAAGAAATAGTTGAGGATTTTATAGGACGGGAATTAAAGCCGATAACCTATTTTGGAGGCGGCCTGGGATTTTTGGCCGGAGTTTCTCTGGAACTTTTTGGCGGAAACCTGCTGCCCGGCGCGGAAATTTTAGGAGGGTTTTTCTGGCCTGCTTTGACATACGGTATGGTAGGATTTCTGACCAATGTCATCGCAATAAATATGATTTTCCGGCCTCATAATCCTGTGCACATTCTGGAAAAAAAACTGCCGTTCACTCCCGGTCTCATTCCGCGCAATCAGGACAGGTTTGCCGAAGCCCTGGGTAATTTCGTTGAGAAAGATCTGCTGGAACCGGCAAGAATCAGCAGATTAATAAAAAACAGCAGGAGTGAACTGGAAAGAGCTCTTGAAAGAAATCTGCTCAGCAACGATTTTCGCCGGCTTAGGCTGGTTTTAAGGACCAGCAGCGATAATTTCGCCCGCAGATTGAACGAGCTGGTTCGGGTTCTGATGGTGGACAACTCTGCCGGTTTTTCAGAAAAATTATCGGAGTTTATGAGAGAAAACGTCGACACTGCCGGAGCTGTCTCTTATGGAGTTGAAGCGCTTTTGCCGCTGCTGGAGGAACATAAGATAGAGTTTGTTCCTTCCTTTGCTAAAATTTTGCAGAGATCGGCGGCGGAGGAAAAACCCCTATCGGAAATTTTTGGACAGGAACTGCAGCCGGATTTTTCTGCTGGTTTTTCCAGGTTTTCTGAAAAAGATGTTGACCACATCAAAAAGAAGCTGATTTCTTCAGCCTCCAGTTTCGATATTTCCGGCATGGCAGCGGATTTTCTGAGCGACAGAGAGGATATTGACCTGGAGAATTTGATTTCGCCCGGATACAGGAAAGATATCGAGAAATTCATCGAAGATAAAGCCTGTGAGTTTTTGCATCGACGGGATTTGGCAAAGATAAACAGCGGAATTAACTGCGATTTTTTCCGGGATCTCTATTCAGGAAAAGGCGAGAAAGTCATCGGCGATCTGCTGGAAGCCAACTTCGATGATTTTTTGAATATATTTGTGCAGAGATCACTGTCTTTCATCTCTGAAAACAGAGATGAGATAAAAAGAAAATCTCTGGAAATGGTTCGTCAGCAGCTCAAAGAACGGGAAGAAAAGCAGGGTATTTTGAGCGGAATATTTTTGCGGGGGGCTTATCAGCTCACCGATGGAGAAGCGACGGTGGAAGAAGTAATAGATGTGCTGATCGATCAAAAACTGCCCGCATATCTGCAGCGGCGCAGGGAGGATATCGGCAGCCGTTTAAAACCTGTGCTAAATCGGACGGCCCGGAATATCTCCGATGACCTTCTGAGCAGGACGGGTTCTGAAGGCTGGGCTGAAATCATGGGAATAGCTGCAGCCCGACCCGGGGTGGAAAAAAACTTCAAAAATTTCAGCAGGAGTCTTTTTGACCGACTCTGGAAAATCGAATTCCCGCTTGAAATCCTCGCCGGTTTTCTGGGGGGAGATAAAGCGGAGCTGCGGGATACTTTCCTGGAGAGAAGGAATGAAAAGATAGAGGCCGATGCCCGAGATTCAGCGGTTCGGAAAATTCTCAGACTCGGTGAGATTGGCCTGGAAGAAATTTTTAATCAATTTTCTCCTGCCGATTTTCTGGAATTTATAACGGGCCATAAAAGTCCCGGTCATGATTATTTCCGAAAAGTTTTGCAGACTCGTGAAGATGAACTTCGCGAGAGAATTTCTGAAATTTTCCAAGCTGCCGGGAATCTTTATAAAGAGAAAAACAGGGGCGAAAATAAAGGTGAAGGCAGGAGCAACTGTCTTTTTGATGAAGAAATCTTTAAGAAGGATATGAACTGGTGGCTGCGGAGACTGGAAAAAAATGAGGCTTTTTGGGAGAGGACTTCAGCAAGTCTTGACAGTTTTTTAGAAAGAGTCTCTGCCAGACTGCCCCGGCATTTTGAAGAGGCGACGCTGGAATATCTGGTTTTAAATTTATCAAGAGGCACCCTTGATGGTCTGGAGGTTAGATTTCAAAGCCTGATGGATTCGCTGGCCATCAAGGATATCACGATTGACAGGGTGCAGAACATGGATTCAGAGGCAGTTGAGAGCCTTTTCAAATCTTTTGCCGGTCGGTATCTTAACAGGCTCAAAATTTATGGTTTCAGCGGTTCCTTTTTCGGCCTGCTTGCGGAAATGATATCAAGATTGGCGGCTTTAAGCTAG
- a CDS encoding MFS transporter, protein MSECEQKNYQQKSEISRFIFLIVLTMGAFGVMGGGLVAPALPAISEAFGTPEEQIGLVLSIYTISAAISLPLIGYFIDSAGRRKVALFCLLLDGLAGLGSTMAASFPVLLIWRFFQGIGVAGLIPVAMTIISDCFAGKNRIRAMGFLTGTISIGAVIIPSLGGLLASVDWRLVFMVYGLSLILGAIFFFKLPETSPQLQKTSLNGLKVHIKSLGAALKRTDIVIILLQSFAVYFFLYTLVTFLPVMLHQYHDLGEIFSGISLSMQGFIAALLASRAGVFADIMSWKSRTFFGFCLIALAFILLPFWPQGSYLVLISMVIFGAGMGILNPTIYNRVTRLPPQNLKGSVISLFNTLKYIGMSLSPLVFSLLLLKFSMHSLFIMAGITAIIWAGSLLYYG, encoded by the coding sequence ATGAGCGAATGCGAACAGAAAAACTATCAGCAGAAAAGCGAAATATCCAGATTTATTTTTTTGATCGTTCTTACCATGGGAGCTTTTGGGGTTATGGGGGGCGGTCTTGTAGCTCCCGCCCTGCCAGCTATAAGCGAGGCATTCGGCACCCCGGAAGAACAAATAGGTCTGGTTCTGAGCATTTACACCATCTCCGCAGCCATAAGCCTCCCCTTGATCGGTTATTTTATCGACTCAGCCGGCCGCAGAAAAGTGGCACTTTTCTGTCTGCTGCTGGACGGTCTGGCCGGTCTGGGCAGCACCATGGCCGCTTCTTTTCCCGTGCTGCTGATCTGGCGTTTTTTTCAGGGAATCGGTGTGGCAGGTCTGATACCTGTGGCCATGACCATAATCAGCGATTGTTTTGCAGGAAAAAACAGAATTAGAGCCATGGGATTTTTGACAGGAACTATTTCGATAGGAGCTGTGATAATTCCGTCTCTGGGCGGTCTGCTCGCCTCGGTAGATTGGAGACTTGTCTTTATGGTTTACGGTCTTTCCCTGATTCTCGGAGCTATATTCTTTTTTAAACTGCCGGAGACATCACCGCAGCTGCAAAAGACCTCTCTGAATGGATTGAAGGTTCATATCAAATCGCTGGGCGCCGCCTTAAAACGCACGGATATTGTGATAATTCTTCTGCAGTCCTTTGCTGTATATTTTTTCCTCTATACCCTGGTGACTTTTCTTCCTGTCATGCTTCACCAGTATCATGATCTGGGGGAAATTTTTTCGGGAATATCTCTTTCCATGCAGGGTTTTATCGCCGCTTTGCTGGCCAGCAGAGCCGGGGTTTTCGCCGATATAATGAGCTGGAAATCAAGAACATTTTTTGGTTTTTGCCTCATTGCCCTGGCTTTTATCCTGCTCCCCTTCTGGCCGCAGGGCAGTTATCTTGTTCTGATCAGTATGGTAATATTTGGTGCCGGGATGGGGATTTTAAATCCCACAATCTACAACAGGGTTACCAGACTTCCTCCACAAAATCTGAAGGGCTCAGTTATTTCGCTTTTTAATACCCTTAAATACATAGGAATGTCCTTATCACCGCTTGTTTTCAGCCTGCTTCTTCTCAAATTCAGCATGCACTCGCTTTTTATCATGGCGGGTATCACTGCGATTATCTGGGCAGGATCTCTGCTCTATTATGGTTGA
- a CDS encoding metal-dependent hydrolase, which yields MADKLCWLGHAFFEIETSAGQNILIDPFWEDNPAAGSRPDHGDIILITHDHFDHCDNLAEFLAADGIIVGQPEVLNKIRAGSGESLQEENFVLAGSGMNIGGTVNVKDVDITMVQAFHSSDAGSPAGYIIQTPEGKTFYHAGDTGIFGGMDVLGDIYDIDIAMLPIGSVFTMDPKQAAHAVKLLQPETAVPMHYGTFEVLVQSADEFCRLVARKMQDVEVMAIEPGETIEC from the coding sequence ATGGCTGATAAGCTTTGCTGGCTGGGACATGCTTTTTTCGAAATAGAAACTTCGGCAGGTCAGAATATTTTAATCGATCCTTTCTGGGAGGATAATCCGGCAGCTGGATCGCGACCTGATCACGGAGACATAATTTTGATCACCCATGATCACTTCGATCATTGTGATAATCTGGCAGAATTTTTGGCAGCTGATGGCATTATTGTAGGTCAGCCGGAAGTGCTGAACAAAATCAGGGCAGGCAGCGGAGAAAGTCTTCAGGAAGAAAATTTTGTGCTGGCGGGAAGCGGCATGAATATCGGAGGAACAGTTAACGTTAAGGATGTGGACATCACCATGGTTCAGGCTTTTCATTCCTCGGATGCTGGCTCGCCGGCGGGCTATATCATCCAAACGCCCGAAGGCAAAACATTTTATCATGCTGGAGACACCGGAATATTTGGCGGAATGGATGTGCTGGGAGATATCTATGATATTGATATAGCCATGCTGCCGATAGGCAGCGTATTCACCATGGATCCCAAACAGGCTGCCCATGCCGTCAAACTTTTACAGCCTGAGACAGCGGTGCCCATGCATTACGGCACTTTTGAAGTGCTGGTACAGTCAGCCGACGAATTTTGCCGACTGGTGGCACGAAAAATGCAAGATGTCGAAGTTATGGCCATCGAACCGGGGGAAACAATTGAGTGCTGA